A window of Formosa sp. Hel1_31_208 contains these coding sequences:
- a CDS encoding peroxiredoxin — MRKVLLLSLICLCLSCNINQPDPLLEGVWRAELQVTDTEILPFNFEVTSRDALKIFNADEVIMVTDISYSNDTVVLKTPVFEGYIEAVVENGKLSGNFIKENEDRILPFKAEFGNAKRFETKEGVSSNDISGNWEAVFSPNSEADRYIAKGIFEQDGLTVTGTFRTTTGDYRYLEGVMDGDIMKLSTFDGAHAFLFTAKVTDSTMSGMFYSGNHWQEPFVAKRNESYELPDANNLTFLKEGYEVFEFSFPDAEGNVVSLTDNRFKNKVVVVQIMGTWCPNCLDESKYYSEFYDINAEKDLEFVALAFEYAKSEEKAFQSIKRLKDGIGIQYPILLAQYGSSDKAEAQQKLPMLNHVLSYPTSIFIDKKGKVRKIHTGFNGPATGEKYIRFQNEFESFINQLLDEN, encoded by the coding sequence ATGCGAAAAGTACTGTTATTATCACTCATATGCCTGTGTTTAAGTTGTAATATTAACCAGCCTGACCCATTGTTGGAAGGTGTTTGGCGAGCTGAATTACAAGTTACAGATACGGAAATACTCCCATTTAATTTTGAGGTGACCTCTCGTGATGCGTTGAAAATCTTTAATGCAGATGAGGTGATTATGGTGACTGATATTAGTTATTCTAATGATACTGTTGTTTTGAAAACACCTGTTTTTGAAGGATATATTGAAGCTGTGGTGGAAAACGGGAAGCTATCAGGTAATTTTATAAAAGAAAATGAAGATCGTATTTTACCTTTTAAAGCAGAATTTGGAAACGCTAAACGTTTTGAGACTAAAGAAGGGGTGTCGTCTAATGATATTAGTGGTAATTGGGAAGCTGTTTTTAGTCCTAATAGTGAAGCCGATCGATATATTGCTAAAGGTATTTTTGAGCAAGACGGCTTAACTGTGACGGGTACTTTTAGAACTACAACAGGAGATTACAGGTATTTAGAAGGTGTCATGGATGGAGATATAATGAAGTTGTCCACTTTTGATGGTGCACATGCGTTTTTGTTTACAGCTAAAGTGACTGATAGTACCATGAGCGGAATGTTCTACTCTGGAAACCACTGGCAAGAACCTTTTGTTGCCAAACGAAATGAAAGTTATGAATTGCCTGATGCCAACAACTTGACTTTTTTAAAAGAGGGTTATGAGGTATTTGAGTTTTCATTTCCTGATGCAGAAGGAAACGTGGTCTCACTTACTGATAATCGATTTAAGAATAAGGTTGTGGTTGTGCAAATCATGGGGACATGGTGTCCTAATTGCCTAGATGAAAGCAAGTATTATTCTGAATTTTATGATATTAATGCTGAAAAGGACCTAGAATTTGTTGCTCTAGCTTTTGAATATGCTAAATCTGAAGAAAAAGCATTTCAAAGTATCAAGCGCTTGAAGGATGGTATTGGTATTCAATATCCAATATTATTGGCACAATACGGCTCATCTGATAAAGCCGAAGCACAGCAGAAGCTCCCAATGTTAAATCATGTCTTATCATACCCAACCTCAATATTTATTGATAAAAAAGGGAAGGTGCGAAAAATTCATACGGGCTTTAACGGGCCAGCAACAGGTGAAAAGTATATCAGGTTTCAGAATGAATTCGAAAGCTTTATAAACCAGTTGTTAGACGAGAACTAG
- a CDS encoding 1,4-beta-xylanase — protein sequence MIKKHLTLSLFSAVALQFSFGQQRKAKFEPADDACLVFVGQDLAAVGGLDNYSNGYSDHFKIPAGITVYTNMSPGDESFGYDNKGLDGIKTKANWGAGDNCAQYYLNESNYNNSMIAIGLSMVNHEKEIGKGERDNLIKELAQWIKSTKRPVFLRIGYEFDGWSWNHYNKKHYLKAWQRIHSIFNDMNVDNVAFVWQSKGNGSDQDTLEAWYPGDDLVDWCAYSYFGNPDEEMLVFARRHNKPVFIAEATPVQEKDNLYFNADLSNPKVAKHIWEVWFVPFFETIAANKDIIKAFSYINCDWSSQPMWINNPTFQKVDSRIQESDYISERWNAELAKPRYIEGSDLKDQN from the coding sequence ATGATTAAAAAACACCTTACACTAAGCCTGTTTTCAGCAGTTGCATTGCAATTCAGTTTTGGACAACAGCGCAAAGCGAAATTTGAACCAGCTGATGATGCCTGTTTAGTATTTGTAGGGCAAGATTTAGCAGCGGTTGGTGGACTTGATAACTATTCTAATGGATATAGCGATCACTTTAAAATTCCTGCTGGTATTACAGTGTATACCAATATGTCGCCAGGAGATGAATCTTTCGGGTATGATAATAAAGGTCTTGATGGCATAAAAACAAAGGCAAATTGGGGAGCTGGTGATAACTGCGCCCAATATTACCTCAATGAATCAAACTATAATAATAGTATGATAGCCATAGGTCTATCAATGGTTAATCATGAAAAGGAAATAGGAAAAGGTGAGCGAGATAACCTCATCAAAGAACTCGCGCAATGGATTAAAAGCACCAAACGCCCTGTTTTTTTAAGAATAGGGTATGAATTTGATGGTTGGTCATGGAATCATTATAACAAAAAACATTATCTAAAAGCATGGCAGCGCATCCATTCTATTTTTAATGACATGAATGTTGACAATGTTGCCTTTGTTTGGCAATCAAAAGGAAATGGTTCAGATCAAGACACTCTTGAAGCATGGTATCCTGGTGATGACCTTGTAGATTGGTGTGCGTATTCATACTTTGGCAATCCTGATGAAGAAATGCTAGTGTTTGCTCGACGCCACAACAAACCTGTGTTTATCGCTGAGGCCACGCCTGTACAAGAAAAAGACAATCTTTATTTCAATGCTGATTTAAGTAATCCAAAAGTTGCGAAACATATTTGGGAGGTATGGTTTGTTCCGTTTTTTGAGACGATAGCCGCTAATAAAGACATCATCAAAGCCTTCTCCTATATCAATTGCGATTGGTCTTCACAACCCATGTGGATTAACAATCCGACCTTTCAAAAAGTAGATTCGAGAATTCAGGAAAGCGATTATATTTCAGAACGCTGGAACGCGGAATTAGCAAAACCAAGATATATTGAAGGATCAGACTTAAAAGATCAGAATTAG
- a CDS encoding tRNA-(ms[2]io[6]A)-hydroxylase — MLHLKLETDPRWATIAEENIEEILSDHAWCEQKACTNAITIITHNSQYEDLVTDLLELAKEELEHFQMVHEIIKKRGYTLGRERKDHYVNQLYKFMNTGGNRLQSMVDRLLFSAMIEARSCERFKLLSNRIKDKELSKFYYDLMVSEAGHYTTFITYARKYGKDIDVDKRWEELIAFEGELIKSYGTSETIHG; from the coding sequence ATGCTCCACCTAAAACTAGAAACTGATCCGCGTTGGGCTACCATCGCAGAAGAGAATATCGAAGAAATCTTATCTGATCATGCTTGGTGTGAACAAAAAGCATGCACAAATGCCATTACTATAATTACACATAATTCTCAATATGAAGACCTGGTCACCGATTTACTGGAATTGGCTAAGGAAGAGCTTGAGCATTTTCAAATGGTTCATGAGATTATTAAAAAGCGTGGTTATACTCTAGGACGCGAACGCAAGGACCATTATGTAAATCAACTCTATAAATTCATGAATACAGGCGGAAATCGTCTACAAAGCATGGTTGATCGACTCCTATTCTCTGCAATGATCGAAGCCAGAAGCTGCGAACGTTTTAAGCTATTATCCAATCGTATTAAAGACAAAGAACTCTCTAAGTTCTATTATGATCTTATGGTGAGTGAAGCCGGACATTATACAACATTCATTACTTACGCCAGAAAATACGGAAAAGACATTGATGTAGACAAACGATGGGAAGAACTAATTGCTTTTGAAGGTGAACTCATTAAAAGCTACGGAACATCTGAAACCATCCATGGCTAA
- a CDS encoding FAD-dependent oxidoreductase — MQKNTTDILIIGAGLTGITLAYYLKQLDVSVTLVEARNRIGGRIYTKLNTNQAPIELGATWLVTEHNALLQLLKSLDLDVFEQHYGKTAIYEPNKSNPPQLVNLPNSSSASYRIANGTQTIINTLSSHLEPSQIITNCNIDSIEKHTDFISAQSQAYNFNCKIIVSTLPPYLLQKAIQFTPQLPQEVVGVMKNTHTWMHDSIKVGFTFKNPFWKGEHTSGTIYSNVSPLQEFYDHSNADGTLHALVGFMNKEFQNHSKLERQELALHQLENYYGSQVRNFLTYEELVWKDECFTTAAYDDFIIPQQNNGHSLFLKSYLNETFFMAGTETSVYASGKMEGAVRSAQHIFRQLESIL; from the coding sequence ATGCAAAAGAATACTACGGACATCCTAATAATTGGAGCAGGCCTCACCGGTATCACACTTGCTTATTATTTAAAACAGTTAGATGTTTCTGTAACACTTGTGGAGGCTAGAAATCGTATTGGCGGACGAATATATACCAAACTAAATACCAATCAAGCACCAATAGAACTTGGCGCAACATGGCTAGTTACTGAACATAATGCGTTATTACAATTATTGAAATCATTAGACCTCGATGTTTTTGAGCAACACTATGGAAAGACTGCTATTTACGAGCCCAACAAGTCAAACCCACCGCAACTAGTGAACTTACCAAATAGCAGCTCGGCAAGTTATCGTATTGCCAATGGAACACAAACAATTATTAATACCTTGTCATCACATCTTGAACCCAGTCAAATCATTACCAATTGCAACATTGATTCGATAGAAAAGCATACTGATTTTATTTCAGCACAATCTCAGGCGTATAATTTTAATTGTAAAATAATTGTTTCTACCTTACCTCCTTATCTCTTACAAAAAGCGATACAGTTTACACCTCAATTACCTCAAGAGGTGGTTGGGGTTATGAAAAACACACACACTTGGATGCATGACTCTATTAAAGTTGGCTTCACCTTTAAAAACCCCTTTTGGAAAGGAGAACACACTAGTGGTACTATTTATAGTAATGTTAGTCCGCTTCAAGAATTCTATGATCATTCGAACGCAGATGGAACTTTACATGCTTTAGTTGGTTTCATGAATAAGGAGTTTCAGAACCATTCAAAATTAGAACGACAAGAATTAGCACTTCATCAATTAGAGAATTACTACGGAAGTCAAGTCCGAAATTTTCTAACATACGAGGAATTGGTTTGGAAAGACGAATGCTTTACAACAGCTGCTTATGATGACTTTATAATACCACAACAAAACAACGGGCACTCACTATTCCTAAAGAGTTATTTAAATGAAACCTTTTTTATGGCAGGAACAGAAACAAGCGTCTATGCCTCAGGAAAAATGGAAGGTGCTGTGAGAAGTGCGCAGCACATTTTTAGACAATTAGAATCCATTTTATAA
- the recG gene encoding ATP-dependent DNA helicase RecG: protein MSVNLQTPIDYLKGVGPNRADLLRSELGIHTYQDLINLFPNRYLDRTKYYKINELQRHSAEVQVIGKIIGFKEVAQKRGKRLIGTFEDETGKIELVWFRGQKWIRDSIKLNTSYVIFGKINWFNGVFNMPHPELELLSDHNENLRSSMQAVYPSTEKLSNKGITNRVLTKIMQSLFLETKGHFYETLNKELISELKLLPKKDALFNIHFPKNQDLLSRAEFRLKFEELFYIQLQLILKNLIHKSKIKGFPFVSVGNYFNTFYKDHLPFNLTHAQKRVLKEIRQDLGSNAQMNRLLQGDVGSGKTIVAFMSMLMALDNGFQACLMAPTEILSVQHYQGLLEWSNKLNISIKLLTGSSTTLERRKIHESLENGELQLLIGTHALLEDKVKFKNLGLAIIDEQHRFGVAQRSKLWKKNTSPPHILVMTATPIPRTLAMSVYGDLDISIIDELPPGRQAIKTVHRYDSNRLKVMRFMRDEITKGRQVYIVYPLIQESSALDYKDLMDGYESIVREFPQPQYQISIVHGKMKPANKDYEMQRFVKGETQIMVATTVIEVGVNVPNASVMIIESAERFGLSQLHQLRGRVGRGAEQSYCILMTSHKLSQDSKVRLETMTRTSDGFEIAEVDLKLRGPGDIMGTQQSGVLNLKIANIIKDKDILQSARFYAKRVLSADPSLSFPEHKEILYTYRQLGKYKNIWNYIS from the coding sequence ATGAGTGTTAATCTTCAAACTCCTATAGATTATCTTAAGGGCGTTGGTCCTAATCGCGCAGATTTATTGCGTAGCGAGCTAGGCATACACACCTATCAGGATTTGATTAACCTCTTCCCTAATCGCTATTTAGACCGCACTAAATATTATAAAATCAATGAATTACAACGCCATAGTGCTGAAGTTCAAGTTATTGGAAAAATTATTGGTTTTAAAGAAGTTGCTCAAAAACGCGGCAAACGCCTTATTGGGACTTTTGAAGACGAAACCGGGAAAATAGAACTGGTTTGGTTTAGAGGACAAAAATGGATTCGTGACAGTATTAAATTAAATACCTCTTATGTGATTTTCGGAAAAATCAACTGGTTTAATGGTGTTTTTAATATGCCACATCCTGAATTGGAACTATTAAGTGATCACAATGAGAATTTACGATCATCCATGCAGGCCGTTTACCCCTCAACCGAAAAACTATCCAATAAGGGAATTACCAATCGCGTATTGACTAAAATCATGCAAAGTTTGTTTTTGGAAACCAAAGGACATTTTTATGAAACCCTAAATAAAGAGCTCATTTCAGAACTAAAATTACTACCAAAAAAAGACGCCCTATTTAATATTCATTTTCCCAAAAATCAGGACCTATTATCACGTGCAGAATTTAGACTTAAATTTGAAGAATTATTCTATATTCAGTTGCAATTAATTTTAAAAAACTTAATCCATAAATCCAAAATAAAAGGATTTCCTTTTGTGTCTGTTGGAAATTATTTTAACACTTTTTATAAAGACCATTTGCCTTTCAATTTAACCCATGCTCAAAAACGAGTATTGAAAGAAATTAGACAAGATTTAGGAAGCAATGCCCAGATGAACCGATTACTCCAAGGTGATGTGGGATCAGGAAAGACCATAGTCGCGTTCATGTCAATGTTAATGGCGCTTGACAATGGCTTCCAAGCTTGCTTAATGGCTCCGACTGAAATTTTGTCAGTCCAACACTATCAAGGATTGTTAGAGTGGTCTAATAAATTGAATATCAGTATAAAACTACTTACAGGTTCAAGTACTACTTTAGAAAGAAGAAAAATTCACGAATCACTTGAAAACGGGGAATTACAACTCCTAATTGGCACACATGCGCTACTAGAAGATAAGGTGAAATTTAAAAATTTAGGTCTGGCAATTATTGATGAGCAACATCGTTTTGGAGTCGCGCAACGTTCAAAGTTATGGAAAAAAAACACCTCTCCTCCTCACATTTTAGTGATGACAGCCACACCAATTCCGAGAACATTAGCCATGTCTGTTTATGGTGATTTAGACATCTCAATTATTGACGAATTACCACCTGGGCGACAAGCTATAAAAACGGTTCACAGATACGATTCAAATCGACTGAAAGTGATGCGATTTATGCGTGATGAAATCACAAAAGGCAGACAGGTTTATATCGTTTATCCACTTATACAAGAAAGCTCAGCTTTAGACTACAAAGATCTTATGGATGGCTATGAAAGTATAGTGAGAGAATTTCCGCAGCCTCAATATCAAATTTCTATTGTTCATGGAAAAATGAAACCAGCCAACAAAGACTACGAAATGCAACGTTTTGTAAAGGGCGAAACACAAATAATGGTAGCCACTACTGTTATTGAAGTTGGTGTTAATGTACCTAATGCTTCAGTTATGATTATCGAAAGCGCCGAACGATTTGGTTTATCACAACTACATCAATTACGCGGTCGTGTAGGTCGTGGCGCCGAACAAAGCTATTGCATACTTATGACGAGCCATAAGTTAAGTCAAGACAGTAAAGTGCGATTAGAAACTATGACCAGAACTAGTGACGGTTTTGAAATTGCAGAAGTTGACCTCAAATTACGCGGACCAGGAGATATCATGGGTACCCAACAAAGTGGGGTATTAAATTTAAAGATCGCTAACATTATCAAGGACAAAGATATTTTACAAAGTGCTCGATTTTATGCAAAACGTGTGCTAAGTGCAGATCCGTCGTTAAGTTTTCCAGAACATAAAGAGATATTATACACCTATAGACAATTGGGTAAATACAAGAACATCTGGAATTATATTTCATAA
- a CDS encoding M1 family metallopeptidase, which translates to MKSLIQIVFVFIFSGTIAAQQTDYVDFKRAAADVYVDSQHKEVRGLVTYTFDVLKPVDSIVIDIQAINCDRVTLNDTELILTADTFNGVIRKRFSPSKDNALEISYHVKPKKALYFVGDQIWTQGQGKYTSNWLPSLDNVNDKIEFDLSITYENGYDVLANGKLVNKEFEDGFTTWHYDMKAPMSSYLVALVVGKYNKKIATSKSGIPLEFYFYPEDSLKVEPTYRYTKRMFDFMEEEIGFPFPWQNYKQAPVKDFLYSGMENTSLTVFSDSFVVDSTGYNDRSYITVNAHELAHQWFGNLVTATSGEHHWLQEGFATYYALLAEREIFGSDHYYWQLFKNAQELIAQNSAGQSTSLLNPKSSSTTFYKKGAWALHILRERVGDSAFKTAVVTYLEKHQFANVDTSDFIKEVEMASGHDLTDYVNTWLMASNFPEDAVVRFLKQSSFMQDYFMLDCEVFTSECNEYLLSNISDKAKVKVISQIKDKVNASAFQNSLEVRQAIANYATQIPLEIKLQYESLLEDPSYITKELALYNLWVNFPKERAKYLQQTKDIIGFNDYNVRLLWLGLHLNTPEYQSKKKIEVLNELISYSLPNQHFELRMNAFKYLKLIGGFEIESVRSLIQATKHHNWRFSKFSKSVLEELEQNVKYKILIGKLKNQL; encoded by the coding sequence ATGAAGTCACTAATTCAAATTGTTTTTGTTTTTATTTTCAGCGGAACTATTGCTGCGCAACAAACAGATTATGTAGATTTTAAAAGAGCTGCGGCAGATGTTTATGTAGATTCACAACACAAAGAGGTTAGGGGATTGGTTACTTATACTTTCGATGTGTTAAAGCCTGTGGATTCAATAGTAATTGATATTCAGGCTATTAATTGCGATCGCGTTACATTAAACGATACCGAATTGATTTTGACTGCTGATACTTTTAATGGTGTTATCCGTAAGAGGTTTAGTCCTTCAAAAGATAATGCCTTGGAGATTAGCTATCACGTCAAACCTAAAAAAGCACTCTATTTTGTTGGTGACCAAATATGGACTCAAGGTCAGGGTAAGTACACAAGTAATTGGTTGCCTAGTTTAGATAACGTGAACGATAAAATTGAGTTCGATTTATCTATTACTTACGAAAATGGATATGACGTATTGGCAAACGGTAAGCTCGTTAATAAAGAATTTGAAGACGGCTTTACGACATGGCACTACGATATGAAAGCACCTATGTCTAGTTATCTGGTTGCTTTAGTCGTTGGTAAATACAATAAAAAAATAGCGACTTCAAAAAGTGGTATCCCATTAGAATTTTATTTTTATCCTGAAGATTCTCTTAAAGTTGAGCCTACTTACCGCTATACCAAACGCATGTTTGATTTTATGGAAGAAGAGATTGGATTTCCATTTCCTTGGCAAAACTATAAGCAAGCACCTGTAAAGGATTTTCTGTACTCAGGGATGGAAAACACTAGTCTCACTGTGTTTTCAGATAGCTTTGTAGTTGATTCTACTGGCTATAATGATAGAAGTTATATTACAGTCAATGCGCATGAATTAGCCCATCAGTGGTTTGGTAATCTGGTTACCGCAACATCTGGCGAGCATCATTGGTTGCAAGAGGGTTTCGCAACGTATTATGCGTTGTTAGCAGAACGTGAGATTTTTGGAAGCGATCACTATTATTGGCAGCTTTTTAAAAACGCTCAAGAATTAATTGCTCAAAATTCGGCAGGTCAAAGCACATCGTTATTAAATCCAAAATCTAGCAGTACAACCTTTTATAAGAAAGGTGCCTGGGCCTTGCATATTCTAAGAGAACGGGTGGGAGATAGTGCTTTTAAAACTGCCGTAGTCACTTATTTGGAGAAACATCAATTCGCTAATGTTGACACTTCAGATTTTATAAAAGAAGTTGAAATGGCAAGTGGACATGATCTAACAGATTATGTAAATACTTGGCTTATGGCGTCTAATTTTCCAGAGGACGCAGTGGTTAGATTCTTGAAGCAATCCTCTTTTATGCAAGACTATTTTATGCTAGATTGCGAGGTGTTTACCTCTGAATGCAATGAATATCTGTTGTCAAATATTTCAGATAAGGCTAAGGTGAAAGTCATTAGTCAGATTAAAGATAAAGTTAATGCTAGTGCATTTCAAAATTCTCTAGAAGTGCGTCAGGCTATTGCTAATTATGCGACTCAGATTCCTCTTGAAATAAAATTACAATATGAATCCTTGTTGGAGGATCCTTCCTATATCACTAAAGAACTTGCGTTGTATAATTTATGGGTTAATTTTCCTAAAGAACGGGCTAAGTATTTGCAGCAAACCAAAGATATCATTGGTTTCAACGATTATAATGTGAGATTGCTTTGGTTGGGCTTACATTTAAATACGCCTGAATATCAATCTAAGAAAAAAATCGAGGTGTTAAACGAATTGATAAGCTATAGTTTGCCAAATCAGCATTTTGAATTACGTATGAATGCATTTAAGTATTTAAAACTCATTGGCGGTTTTGAAATCGAATCGGTAAGGAGTTTAATTCAGGCGACTAAGCATCATAACTGGCGTTTTTCAAAGTTTTCAAAAAGCGTATTAGAAGAACTTGAGCAAAATGTAAAATATAAAATATTAATCGGAAAACTTAAAAATCAATTATGA
- a CDS encoding patatin family protein — MRALVISGGGSKGAFAGGVAQYLMEVEGRDYDLFLGTSTGSLLVPHLAVNDIGKLYNIFTNVQQHDIFSISPFVQRKKGDREYVSIDFFNSLWQFIRMKRTFGESKALKRNIRQNFTRAEYDKIKATQEDVVVTVSNLSMNRVEYKSIRDFSYEEFCNWIWISCNYIPFMSLATVDGYEYADGGLGCVIPIREAILRGATEVDAVVLEAEQMERQKVLGKNPFSLMMNLFGHLLDQVEKNDIVIGKLAAKNRGVKLNLYYTPTSLTENSLIFSKPLMVKWWEQGYSYAKEKHKKDALKNEISPNI; from the coding sequence ATGAGAGCATTAGTGATTTCAGGGGGCGGCAGTAAAGGTGCTTTTGCAGGAGGTGTTGCTCAATACTTAATGGAGGTTGAGGGTCGTGACTATGATTTGTTTTTAGGGACGTCGACTGGGAGTTTGTTGGTACCTCATTTAGCGGTCAATGATATCGGTAAGCTGTATAATATATTCACTAATGTGCAACAACATGATATTTTTAGTATAAGTCCGTTTGTGCAGCGTAAAAAGGGTGATCGGGAATATGTGTCCATTGATTTCTTTAATTCGTTGTGGCAGTTTATTCGTATGAAACGCACCTTTGGAGAAAGTAAAGCCTTAAAGCGAAATATTAGACAAAATTTCACCAGAGCAGAATACGATAAAATTAAAGCCACGCAAGAAGATGTAGTGGTTACGGTGTCAAATCTGTCTATGAATCGTGTGGAGTATAAATCGATTAGAGATTTTTCGTATGAAGAATTTTGTAACTGGATATGGATTTCTTGTAATTACATCCCTTTTATGTCGTTAGCGACAGTTGATGGTTACGAGTATGCTGATGGTGGCTTAGGATGTGTGATACCGATAAGAGAGGCTATTTTGCGAGGAGCTACTGAAGTTGATGCCGTAGTTTTAGAGGCAGAGCAAATGGAGCGACAGAAGGTGTTGGGTAAGAATCCGTTTTCTTTAATGATGAATTTGTTTGGCCATCTTTTGGATCAGGTTGAAAAGAACGATATTGTCATTGGGAAACTAGCAGCAAAAAACCGAGGTGTTAAACTAAACTTGTATTATACACCAACGAGTCTTACTGAGAACTCCTTGATTTTTAGTAAACCATTAATGGTAAAATGGTGGGAGCAAGGTTATTCTTATGCAAAAGAAAAGCATAAAAAAGATGCTTTGAAAAATGAAATATCACCAAATATTTGA
- a CDS encoding FMN-binding glutamate synthase family protein yields MDTFFNFISGISWWMWILIVLTVIAIRDIIQRKHTISHNFPIIGHIRYLLESIGPELRQYLVANNREELPFNRIERSWVYASSKNENNYEGFGTDKDIYAHQHIFVNNAMFPYRINEEHPNSIDKTFLPCAKIIGAHNKRRRPYRPASIINVSAMSFGSLSARAIESLNKGVKMADAYHNTGEGGLSPYHSHGADVVFHFGTGYFGVRSADGNFSMEKMKQLVEDNPFIRAIEIKLSQGAKPGKGGVLPGSKITQEIADIRGVEVGKTVLSPPNHKAFSTVSEMVDLIEAIAEETGLPVGIKAAIGKLAQWEELADIMLKTGKGPDFITVDGGEGGTGAAPPSFADHVSLPWVYGFGDLYGLFKHKGLSDRIVFIGSGKLGFPAKAAMAFAMGVDVINVAREAMMSIGCIQAQICHTNRCPSGIATQKKWLQNGIDPTLKSVRLAQYFKTFRKEFIEITHAAGYEHPCQFDMDDIDVNVDDHNLSKELSKTYKYNKTPVPFKSMQDLKDCKYLGGKL; encoded by the coding sequence ATGGATACCTTTTTTAATTTCATTTCAGGCATCTCTTGGTGGATGTGGATACTCATTGTTTTAACGGTAATTGCCATTAGAGATATCATTCAGAGAAAACATACAATTAGTCATAATTTCCCTATCATAGGACATATAAGGTATTTACTAGAGAGTATCGGCCCAGAATTGCGTCAATATTTAGTAGCCAATAACAGAGAAGAATTACCCTTTAATCGCATCGAACGAAGTTGGGTTTATGCATCTTCAAAGAATGAGAATAATTATGAAGGGTTTGGAACCGATAAAGACATCTATGCACATCAGCACATATTTGTCAATAATGCCATGTTTCCATATCGCATAAATGAAGAGCATCCCAATTCTATTGACAAAACATTTCTGCCTTGCGCTAAAATCATAGGCGCACACAACAAACGGCGAAGACCCTATCGACCCGCATCAATTATTAATGTATCTGCCATGAGTTTTGGCTCTTTATCGGCTAGAGCTATCGAGTCTTTGAATAAAGGCGTTAAAATGGCTGACGCCTACCATAATACCGGTGAAGGAGGCCTATCGCCATATCACAGTCACGGTGCCGATGTGGTGTTTCACTTCGGAACTGGATATTTTGGAGTTAGAAGTGCAGACGGCAACTTTTCAATGGAAAAAATGAAACAACTGGTAGAAGACAACCCGTTTATTCGCGCTATTGAGATCAAATTATCACAAGGCGCAAAACCAGGCAAAGGTGGTGTGCTTCCAGGATCAAAAATTACGCAAGAAATTGCTGATATTAGAGGGGTGGAAGTAGGAAAAACAGTATTGTCACCTCCAAATCATAAGGCCTTTTCAACAGTTTCTGAAATGGTAGATTTAATTGAAGCTATTGCCGAAGAAACAGGCTTACCAGTGGGTATAAAAGCCGCAATTGGTAAACTAGCACAATGGGAAGAATTAGCAGATATTATGCTGAAAACGGGTAAAGGTCCAGATTTTATTACCGTTGATGGTGGTGAAGGCGGAACAGGTGCTGCACCACCTAGTTTCGCAGATCATGTGTCATTACCCTGGGTTTACGGATTTGGAGATCTCTACGGACTTTTTAAACATAAAGGTCTAAGTGACCGAATCGTGTTTATTGGTAGTGGTAAACTTGGTTTCCCCGCAAAAGCCGCTATGGCATTTGCTATGGGTGTTGATGTTATTAATGTCGCTCGCGAGGCCATGATGAGTATCGGTTGTATTCAGGCGCAAATCTGCCATACAAATAGATGCCCTAGTGGTATTGCAACACAAAAGAAATGGCTGCAAAACGGAATTGACCCTACGTTAAAATCTGTACGATTAGCTCAATATTTTAAAACATTTAGAAAAGAATTTATTGAAATCACACATGCCGCAGGTTATGAGCATCCATGTCAATTTGATATGGATGATATTGATGTTAATGTTGATGACCATAATTTATCAAAAGAACTTTCCAAAACTTATAAATACAACAAAACACCTGTACCTTTCAAATCTATGCAAGATTTAAAAGATTGCAAATATTTAGGTGGAAAATTATAA